One Nostoc sp. CENA543 genomic window, CTGCGTCGCTTTGCGTTCCTAAAACAGAACTTAAACAGCTACAGCTAGACGCTTGTTATAAGCCGAAGCATCTCCTTTGATAGCCTGACTCTGTTTACCATCAATACCAACCGGAATATCACCCACAATAGTGACTCTCTGCACACGACGAGGTTGATTACCATAATCGGCAATAGCATAGTGTTGAGTGGCGCGATTATCCCAAAATGCCACATCGCCCACTTTCCAACGCCAACGCACCGTATTCTCAGGACGTGTCACATAAGACTGCAACAGTCGGATAATATCATCAGATTCAGTGGTGGATAATCCCCGAATCTGACGCACAAACCCACCGATAAATAATCCCCGTTCTCCAGATTCAGGATGCACTCGCACTACTGGGTGTAAAGTCTCATATACAGTTGATGTAAAAACTTTGCGATAGGCTTTAAGTTCATCAGACAGATTAACTGCTGCTTCTGCATAGTCATAGGCGTTGCTATGAACAGCCCAGAGTTCATCTGCAATTCTACGCAGGTGTTCTGGTAAATCTTGATATGCCGTTACAGAATTAGCCCAAATAGTATCGCCACCATAGGGAGGAATTTCCAAGGCTCGTAAGACAGAACCCAGAGGAGGACGGTCTACAAAAGTTACATCAGTATGCCAATTATTTGCACGAGCAGCAGTTTTC contains:
- a CDS encoding TauD/TfdA family dioxygenase — its product is MTYQHLEIKPIAGRIGAKILGIDLSANLSDDIIHEIRQALIQYKVIFFRNQNLDANGQVAFARRFGEITTAHPTVPSLTEHPEVLDLDYGKTAARANNWHTDVTFVDRPPLGSVLRALEIPPYGGDTIWANSVTAYQDLPEHLRRIADELWAVHSNAYDYAEAAVNLSDELKAYRKVFTSTVYETLHPVVRVHPESGERGLFIGGFVRQIRGLSTTESDDIIRLLQSYVTRPENTVRWRWKVGDVAFWDNRATQHYAIADYGNQPRRVQRVTIVGDIPVGIDGKQSQAIKGDASAYNKRLAVAV